A region of Anopheles merus strain MAF chromosome 2R, AmerM5.1, whole genome shotgun sequence DNA encodes the following proteins:
- the LOC121588739 gene encoding LOW QUALITY PROTEIN: regulator of chromosome condensation-like (The sequence of the model RefSeq protein was modified relative to this genomic sequence to represent the inferred CDS: inserted 1 base in 1 codon) produces the protein MGRGRPRKDTPAEGEGPAAKMQRTKKLEIPLATLPKLSGNVLACGQGEMGQLGMGEDVMEKTRPAVIEXLSDVVQISAGGMHNLCLTRHGTVYSFGCNDEGALGRDTSEEGSEFEPKQIDLPGQCVKISAGDSHSACLLDDGRVYAWGSFRDSHGNMGLTLEGNKRLPIEVLPGNRWVDIASGCDHLVLLSDIGHIYTVGCAEQGQLGRVSIRAASGESRRGKTQLLQPGIVTRRGKMIVAEAIWATTYCTFYKDYQTGRIFAFGLNNYCQLGIPNPSENVVKPVFVPEPTSFDEVVQIAGGQHHTLVLKADHKVYAIGRKEYGRLGLGDDVTEDAKTLQPVAALGDKKVVSVCCGESTSFAVTDKGELYAWGMGSSLQLGTGLETDESKPVLIASKQVAGKVILKASSGGQHSLFLVQETPTVTEKAPTKATAASKKTKPEAASTSNGQAKRSETKNGDEPEAAGSSSSAAADSKPTTNGAAETTEATGSDEKAAPAKTAGGGGRKRKLQ, from the exons ATGGGACGTGGCCGACCGAGGAAGGATACGCCGGCCGAGGGCGAAGGTCCAGCGGCAAAGATGCAACGGACGAAGAAAC TCGAAATTCCGCTGGCAACGCTACCCAAGCTATCCGGGAACGTGCTAGCCTGCGGTCAGGGTGAGATGGGTCAGCTCGGTATGGGGGAAGACGTCATGGAGAAGACGCGACCCGCCGTCATCG GGCTCTCGGACGTGGTGCAGATTTCGGCCGGCGGTATGCACAATCTATGCCTCACGCGGCACGGCACGGTGTACTCGTTCGGATGTAACGACGAAGGTGCGCTCGGCCGCGACACGTCCGAGGAGGGTTCCGAGTTTGAGCCCAAGCAGATCGATCTGCCCGGGCAGTGCGTTAAAATTTCGGCCGGCGATTCGCATTCCGCCTGTCTGCTGGACGATGGACGCGTGTACGCGTGGGGTTCCTTCCGG GACTCGCACGGAAACATGGGCCTCACGCTCGAGGGCAACAAACGGTTGCCGATCGAGGTGCTGCCGGGCAACCGGTGGGTGGATATTGCGTCCGGCTGTGACCATCTGGTGCTGCTGTCCGACATCGGCCACATCTACACGGTCGGTTGTGCGGAGCAGGGCCAGCTCGGTCGCGTTTCGATCCGGGCCGCGTCCGGCGAATCGCGGCGCGGCAAAACACAGCTCCTGCAGCCGGGCATCGTGACGCGTCGGGGCAAAATGATCGTAGCCGAAGCGATCTGGGCCACCACGTACTGTACCTTCTACAAGGACTACCAGACGGGGCGGATATTTGCGTTCGGGCTGAACAACTACTGCCAGCTGGGCATACCGAACCCGAGCGAGAACGTCGTGAAGCCCGTGTTCGTGCCGGAACCGACGAGCTTCGACGAGGTGGTCCAGATTGCCGGCGGTCAGCACCACACACTCGTGCTAAAGGCCGACCACAAAGTGTACGCCATCGGACGGAAGGAGTACGGCCGGCTGGGACTGGGCGATGACGTTACGGAAGACGCGAAAACGCTACAACCGGTGGCGGCACTCGGCGACAAGAAGGTGGTCAGCGTGTGCTGCGGCGAGAGTACGTCGTTCGCCGTGACGGACAAGGGCGAGCTGTACGCGTGGGGCATGGGTTCGAGCCTGCAGCTAGGGACGGGGCTGGAGACGGACGAATCGAAACCGGTGCTCATCGCCAGCAAGCAGGTGGCCGGAAAGGTGATCCTCAAAGCGTCCAGCGGTGGTCAGCACAGTTTGTTCCTCGTGCAGGAAACGCCG ACCGTGACGGAAAAAGCGCCAACGAAAGCAACAGCCGCCAGCAAAAAGACGAAACCAGAAGCTGCGAGTACGTCCAATGGTCAGGCGAAACGTTCCGAAACGAAGAATGGTGATGAACCAGAGGCAGCTGGCAGCAGTTCTAGTGCAGCCGCAGACAGCAAACCTACCACCAATGGCGCAGCCGAGACGACGGAAGCAACCGGAAGCGACGAGAAAGCTGCACCAGCAAAAACAGCGGGCGGTGGTGGTAGGAAGCGAAAATTACAGTAA
- the LOC121590257 gene encoding E3 ubiquitin-protein ligase RNF220-like — MEVGESEHSGRGFRQRKGRTSPMCCPICGVTLRLHEIDHHFAVEVDRLERILKPKKQLPYGTGGAEDGPTAGPSYSNGEGPSHSGSGQLPAARSNGHNSEEAVASPAVGPDECWGTYQKIKNNRQARLKLKSRKRKPEDNVCPICNKVTLDDITLHVEACLRKSEPQRNGTNATTNGGGSEDDDDDDDDASIDVEGESFEVYEWAGQKRVRSTTMLGPGAHGGLGVRLTYADDTDDELNVDGDESQVYGPPQYSERDVIVTGRGASGSSSALRELLIANDPPVVKPPAESNPGEGTSKSTAPPASSGPPTSLPAGLESDPEPATGTERRIIESLKAKIREYEGYIQNRPKCLICMDDFRKPIVSVCCWHVYCEECWLHTLGAKKLCPQCSMITSPTDLRRIYL; from the exons ATGGAAGTCGGAGAGTCGGAACATTCTGGCCGGGGCTTTCGTCAGCGTAAGGGCAGAACCAGCCCAATGTGCTGCCCGATTTGCGGTGTTACGTTACGCTTGCACGAGATCGATCACCACTTTGCGGTGGAGGTGGATCGTCTCGAGCGCATCCTGAAGCCGAAGAAACAGCTTCCCTACGGCACTGGCGGCGCTGAGGATGGACCAACGGCTGGACCCAGCTACAGCAATGGCGAAGGACCAAGTCACAGTGGCAGTGGTCAGCTGCCGGCGGCTCGGTCGAACGGCCACAACAGCGAAGAGGCGGTGGCCAGTCCGGCCGTCGGGCCGGACGAGTGCTGGGGGACGTATCAGAAGATCAAAAACAATCGACAGGCGCGCTTGAAG CTAAAGTCGCGAAAGCGGAAACCGGAAGACAATGTGTGCCCCATTTGCAACAAAGTTACCCTGGACGATATCACGCTGCACGTGGAGGCGTGCCTGAGAAAGTCCGAGCCCCAGCGCAACGGCACCAATGCGACGACCAACGGCGGCGGCAGTGaagatgacgacgatgacgacgacgatgccAGCATCGATGTCGAGGGCGAATCGTTCGAGGTGTACGAGTGGGCCGGGCAGAAGCGTGTGCGCAGCACGACCATGCTTGGGCCGGGTGCGCACGGAGGGCTCGGCGTACGGCTTACCTACGCCGACGATACGGACGACGAGCTGAACGTGGACGGCGACGAGAGCCAGGTATACGGGCCACCGCAGTACTCGGAACGGGACGTAATAGTGACGGGCCGTGGTGCGTCCGGCAGTAGCAGTGCGCTTCGCGAGTTGCTCATTGCCAACGATCCGCCGGTCGTAAAACCGCCGGCCGAAAGCAACCCCGGCGAGGGTACGAGCAAGTCTACTGCACCACCAGCATCGTCCGGTCCGCCTACCTCTCTGCCCGCCGGACTGGAAAGTGATCCCGAACCGGCCACAGGTACGGAGCGACGCATCATCGAGTCGCTCAAGGCAAAGATACGCGAATACGAAGGGTACATTCAGAATCGGCCCAAGTGTCTAATTTGTATggacgattttcgcaaaccgATCGTGTCGGTTTGCTGCTGGCATGTGTACTGCGAGGAGTGCTGGCTGCACACGCTTGGGGCCAAGAAGCTGTGCCCACAGTGCAGTATGATAACTTCGCCGACTGATCTGCGGAGAATTTATCTTTAA
- the LOC121589515 gene encoding lamin-B receptor-like, protein MDSRSRGKRLSTVVTAAASSSTAAAKETAPAASNVEKKKPGRKSLAVTAAARKRSASPPKRKPSPARRASPARRASPARKASPARKASPARRASPGRKPKAATGTTATAASTTVTKAAEPVKVSPEEPRRSQRIRASEEKVDTVLQSLKKSPVDKRLSVIMDDAEVSGIMSGRTTTPSKSMTPNVSRRSNAITPTTTTERSRATVSRSMSVLQDYSDHEDDGDFKSFRRTHDNGVGDRSHSQRGVTKPMWQQQLVEFGGAFGATALLLALPLFMFVTNHFCSGAAHRNCQFVVPKSWAEFGTLSTYMNKEIGTFYAVFVAGVALLTGLPIGKQVSLMDESNQKRSHVFNGLTVALGTGLAVFVAEYCYKYPLLSVVSRGYNQLLVLSILTALAVALLAFVKSRAVPVVERNPYARTGNFLIDFFAGRELDPTVLHVFNLKLVTYHVSMVLALLFNGIILYRNLHFAALPEHLTAAPMQERLLYSLQHLTCEPAPVAAAAVTLLYLLDLLAYEHHLAASFELQQEGFGAQMLLRYAVFPFALTLLPKYVAAHKLSDVPLWAVGVCVALALVGLFVKRASMRIKYLYRLNPLGEKVACLETYPTFQGRRLLVAKWWRFVRQPNYVGDALQTVALLPLLYWRFAWPPVLAVLFTVVLLVHRAKRLNLRNARKYDSSWQRYCNTVPYLLVPRVY, encoded by the exons ATGGATAGCCGTAGCCGTGGTAAACGGCTGTCGACTGTGGTAACAGCGGCAGCAAGCAGCAGTACCGCCGCTGCCAAGGAAACCGCCCCTGCCGCGAGCAACgtggagaagaagaagccgGGCCGCAAATCCCTGGCCGTTACGGCTGCAGCGCGTAAACGGTCCGCATCGCCCCCGAAACGGAAACCATCGCCCGCTCGGAGAGCTTCGCCGGCCCGCCGCGCTTCACCCGCCCGAAAGGCTTCCCCCGCCCGCAAAGCCTCGCCGGCGCGTAGAGCTTCGCCGGGCAGAAAACCGAAGGCAGCAACCGGCACCACCGCTACCGCCGCGTCCACCACGGTGACGAAGGCCGCCGAGCCGGTCAAGGTGAGCCCGGAGGAGCCGAGACGCTCGCAGCGCATCCGCGCGTCGGAGGAAAAGGTTGACACGGTGCTGCAATCGCTGAAAAAATCACCGGTCGACAAGCGCCTGTCGGTGATAATGGACGATGCGGAGGTGAGCGGTATCATGAGCGGCCGAACCACTACGCCGAGCAAAAGCATGACGCCGAACGTTAGCCGCCGGTCGAACGCGATCACACCGACCACCACGACGGAGCGCAGCCGGGCGACGGTGTCCCGTTCGATGAGCGTGCTGCAGGATTACTCCGACCACGAGGACGATGGCGACTTTAAGAGCTTCCGCCGGACGCACGACAATGGCGTGGGCGACCGGTCCCACTCCCAGCGCGGCGTTACGAAACCCatgtggcagcagcagctggtcgAGTTTGGGGGAGCGTTCGGTGCGACCGCCCTGCTGCTAGCCCTCCCGCTGTTCATGTTCGTGACGAACCACTTTTGCTCCGGCGCCGCCCACCGGAACTGTCAGTTTGTGGTGCCGAAAAGTTGGGCCGAGTTCGGCACGCTCTCGACGTACATGAACAAGGAAATTGGCACGTTCTATGCGGTGTTTGTGGCCGGCGTGGCCCTGCTGACCGGCCTGCCGATCGGCAAGCAGGTGTCGCTGATGGACGAGTCAAATCAAAAGCGCTCGCACGTCTTCAACGGGCTGACGGTCGCGCTCGGTACCGGGCTGGCGGTGTTTGTCGCGGAGTACTGCTACAAATATCCGCTGCTGTCCGTCGTCAGTCGCGGCTACAATCAGCTGCTGGTGCTGAGCATACTCACCGCGCTGGCAGTGGCGCTGCTCGCCTTCGTGAAATCCCGCGCCGTGCCAGTGGTGGAGAGAAATCCATACGCAAGAACTGGCAACTTTTTGATCGATTTCTTCGCCGGCCGCGAGCTGGATCCGACCGTGCTACACGTGTTTAATCTGAAGCTCGTCACGTACCACGTGTCGATGGTGCTGGCGCTGCTGTTCAACGGCATCATTCTGTACCGCAATCTCCACTTCGCCGCCCTGCCGGAACATCTGACCGCGGCACCCATGCAGGAGCGGCTGCTGTATTCGTTGCAGCACCTCACCTGCGAGCCGGCGCcggttgctgccgctgccgtcACCTTGCTCTACCTGCTGGATCTGCTTGCGTACGAACATCATCTGGCCGCTTCGTTCGAGCTGCAGCAGGAAGGATTCGGCGCCCAGATGCTGCTGCGCTATGCCGTGTTCCCGTTCGCCCTTACCCTGCTGCCCAAGTACGTGGCCGCCCATAAGCTGTCCGATGTGCCGCTGTGGGCCGTGGGTGTCTGCGTCGCTCTGGCGCTCGTTGGACTGTTCGTGAAGCGAGCCTCGATGCGGATAAAGTATCTCTACCGTTTGAATCCTTTGGGCGAAAAGGTTGCAT GTTTGGAAACGTATCCCACCTTCCAGGGCCGGAGATTGCTGGTGGCGAAATGGTGGCGCTTCGTGCGCCAACCGAACTATGTCGGAGACGCGCTGCAAACTGTTGCCCTGCTGCCACTGCTCTACTGGCGTTTTGCTTGGCCGCCGGTGCTAGCGGTTCTGTTCACCGTCGTTCTGCTGGTGCATCGTGCAAAGCGGCTGAACCTGCGCAACGCCCGCAAGTACGATTCATCGTGGCAGCGTTACTGCAACACCGTACCGTACCTGCTCGTCCCCCGTGTCTACTAA